From one Flavobacteriales bacterium genomic stretch:
- a CDS encoding AAA family ATPase yields MAKKKEERKVFVLDTSVIIYDHNAITQFDEHDVAIPITVLEELDNFKKGNDSKNFAAREFIRELDAMAGNKTLQQWIPIKGNKKGSFKVIMNGNSDVDATKVFGDNKADHKILNAALAVKDEFPDRKVILVSKDINLRLKAKSLNVNAEDYETGKIKDVSSIYKGESTVEGIESGIINELYETGTCEREAVGLKNAPNNHYYVLKNGKKSALVHNNPETGLLHRIEKTMAYGIRPLNAEQVFALHAILDPNVKLITLQGVAGTGKTLLALAGAMEQKRDFRQIYLARPIVPLSNKDIGYLPGDIKSKINPYMEPLWDNLKFIQSQFPEKGKEAKQIQQMVEQEKLVITPLAYIRGRSLSNIFFIIDEAQNLTPHEVKTIITRAGENTKIVFTGDIFQIDTPYLDTQSNGLSYLIEKVKGNPLYAHVTLQKGERSELANLANELL; encoded by the coding sequence ATGGCAAAGAAGAAAGAGGAGAGGAAAGTGTTCGTTCTGGACACTTCGGTAATCATCTACGATCATAATGCAATAACCCAGTTTGACGAGCACGATGTGGCCATACCGATAACGGTATTGGAAGAACTCGACAACTTCAAGAAAGGGAACGACAGCAAGAACTTTGCAGCCCGCGAATTTATCCGCGAACTGGACGCGATGGCGGGCAACAAGACCTTGCAGCAATGGATTCCGATCAAGGGCAACAAGAAGGGTTCGTTCAAAGTGATCATGAACGGCAACAGCGATGTGGACGCCACTAAGGTTTTCGGTGACAACAAGGCCGATCACAAGATCCTGAATGCTGCGTTGGCCGTGAAAGATGAATTTCCCGATCGGAAGGTGATCCTGGTAAGCAAGGACATCAACCTGCGGTTGAAGGCCAAGTCGCTGAACGTGAATGCCGAGGATTACGAAACGGGCAAGATCAAGGATGTAAGCTCCATTTATAAGGGAGAAAGCACGGTTGAGGGAATTGAAAGCGGCATCATCAACGAACTGTACGAAACAGGAACGTGCGAGCGTGAAGCCGTTGGGTTGAAGAATGCCCCGAACAATCATTACTACGTTCTCAAGAACGGGAAGAAATCGGCCTTGGTGCACAACAACCCCGAAACAGGCTTGCTTCACCGCATTGAGAAGACCATGGCGTATGGCATCCGTCCGCTAAATGCGGAACAGGTCTTTGCGCTCCATGCCATTCTCGACCCGAATGTGAAACTGATCACGCTGCAAGGTGTGGCAGGAACGGGAAAAACACTTCTTGCCTTGGCTGGCGCGATGGAGCAGAAACGTGATTTCCGCCAGATCTATCTGGCACGACCGATCGTTCCGCTCAGTAATAAGGACATCGGTTACCTGCCAGGCGACATCAAGAGCAAGATCAATCCGTACATGGAACCGCTTTGGGACAACCTGAAGTTCATTCAGAGTCAGTTCCCAGAAAAGGGCAAGGAGGCCAAGCAGATACAGCAGATGGTGGAGCAGGAAAAACTGGTCATCACACCTCTGGCCTACATCCGTGGGCGCAGCCTTTCCAACATCTTCTTCATTATTGATGAGGCGCAGAACCTCACGCCTCACGAAGTGAAAACCATCATTACCCGTGCGGGCGAGAACACCAAGATCGTGTTCACAGGCGACATCTTCCAGATCGATACGCCTTACCTCGACACGCAGAGTAACGGCCTTTCATACCTGATAGAGAAAGTGAAGGGAAATCCGCTGTATGCGCATGTCACACTCCAAAAAGGCGAACGTTCTGAGCTGGCGAATCTGGCAAACGAGTTGCTTTAG
- a CDS encoding redoxin domain-containing protein, which produces MSLLKKADRTLWVGLLSLLLFGCSERPAPADLAGDWHFSLDIGDETLPFSALIIDENGRLQFYAINGEERIRADEFEVKNDSIFIRLPIFNTALKGKLVDGEIHGNFFDYSRKGNYRLPFVARKDVMYRFPVDAETDVNVTGKWRVEFSPGSDNQYLAIGQFEQRGNRAYGTFLTTTGDYRYLEGNVVRDSLLLSCFDGSHVFLFKAKVSRDRIEGDFWSGNHWQENWAGERDDDFELPDPTTLTYLKPGYSKLSFAFPNVDGKMVSLDDERYEDKVVIVQLMGSWCPNCMDETAYLVSLYDKFHGQGLEVISCAFERSDNEETNIRSVKRLQEHFHVPYEMLLAGKASKKEAAQKLPMLNHVLSFPTSIFIDRNGEVRRIHTGFAGPGTGEYYHEFVEETDRFVTQLLIE; this is translated from the coding sequence GTGAGTTTATTGAAGAAAGCTGATCGGACCTTATGGGTTGGTCTGCTGTCGTTGTTACTTTTCGGATGCTCCGAAAGACCAGCGCCTGCGGATCTGGCTGGCGATTGGCATTTTTCGCTCGACATCGGTGATGAAACGCTACCATTTTCAGCGCTGATCATTGATGAGAATGGTCGGTTGCAGTTTTATGCTATCAATGGCGAGGAACGCATAAGAGCGGATGAGTTTGAGGTAAAGAACGACAGCATATTCATCCGTCTGCCCATTTTCAACACCGCACTTAAAGGAAAGCTGGTGGATGGTGAGATTCACGGAAATTTCTTCGATTATTCCCGCAAGGGCAATTATCGGCTACCGTTTGTGGCCAGAAAGGATGTGATGTACCGCTTCCCTGTAGATGCAGAAACTGATGTGAATGTGACAGGAAAATGGCGCGTGGAGTTCAGCCCTGGAAGTGACAACCAATATTTGGCCATCGGTCAGTTTGAGCAGCGGGGAAACCGTGCTTACGGAACATTTCTGACCACAACAGGCGATTACCGTTACTTGGAAGGAAACGTTGTACGCGATAGCCTTCTGCTTTCATGTTTCGATGGCTCGCACGTGTTCCTGTTCAAGGCCAAGGTCAGCAGAGATAGGATCGAGGGCGATTTCTGGTCAGGCAACCATTGGCAGGAAAACTGGGCAGGAGAACGCGATGACGATTTCGAACTTCCAGACCCCACCACGCTGACGTATCTCAAACCTGGTTATTCCAAGCTCAGCTTTGCTTTTCCGAATGTCGATGGGAAAATGGTGAGTTTGGATGATGAGCGATATGAGGACAAAGTGGTTATTGTGCAATTGATGGGCAGCTGGTGTCCGAACTGCATGGACGAAACGGCCTATCTCGTTTCACTCTACGACAAATTCCATGGGCAGGGTCTCGAGGTCATTTCATGTGCCTTTGAAAGAAGCGACAATGAAGAGACCAACATCCGTTCGGTAAAGCGTTTGCAGGAACACTTTCATGTTCCGTATGAGATGCTTTTGGCAGGAAAGGCCAGTAAAAAAGAGGCCGCGCAGAAACTTCCAATGCTCAATCATGTGCTGTCATTCCCTACCAGCATATTTATTGACAGGAATGGAGAGGTCAGAAGAATACACACGGGTTTCGCAGGCCCAGGAACAGGCGAGTATTACCATGAGTTTGTGGAGGAGACCGACAGGTTCGTTACACAATTGCTGATCGAGTAA
- a CDS encoding SpoIIE family protein phosphatase, protein MTVGSLKLLSKQVVPLLIALVFQGWHACAQMYDFQNFTVEEGLSQSQILCLFQTSTGELWMGTNQGGINRYNGTSFSYLTTEDGLSDNVVFAINQDNDGRILVGTNNGLDLLVGNRIDILNVQQGLPHKGVVSILVDRNENIWLGTGKGVAQLVGDSIILFKEDSILSNSTVLNIREGTDGSIWFCTVQNGLFKWNGESMVNISASNGLNHNYVYDVMPLGKYDAWIFGYRGLFKLENKKVSMIDLPSDVDDNTIVYGYQRDRAGNIWVGTSTGVLKYRSGKWTSHLTIQNGLVDDNIWKILQDREGNMWFGSKSIGVSKLSSERFRLFGEEDGLPQKTVNAVMRDMDGRFWLGTQAGLAIWDGDARDTVKESGGLSSEVVTDIAADDSGTIYIATNFGLTIYKDGRFTKVVSDDHDLNDIRDVFVDGETIWLGTKRGVAKLNDDQLIRPENASEFDHYVFDAVRKENDIWFAYEDGLLRFDGHSFIQLTQKDGFFDGRCRSVLLGKDGTLWFGTNDGVYKYEGTKCSSYGVKDGLIGDAVYSLAFGKDHSLWVGQAKGLSRLIFDGDSLQDVIRYGKDQGFMGLECRTNSFWLEEDGRLWIGTTYGLVEYSPEEDKGEYFKPLTRLTGIRLFGRSVDWLLFADSVTNEGVPISLELPYDKNDLTFEFSGVSLTSPASINYSFMLEGKDTDWSRITNINEVSYTNLDPGRYTFKVRAGFGDDLSENEPIVFHFTIRPPFYQSYWFYFICIMGIGFIAYSYYTIRSANSMITRQKEEIEAQKDVIQKKNEQMIDSINYASTIQSATLPSNEQWHKLLPDSFVLYRPKDIVSGDFYWLAERGDDVFFSAVDCTGHGVPGALMSIVGYNGLNQAVGEQKLSKPADILKHLSTSVNDSLRKSEHDDYVRDGMDIALCKLNSKTMKLEFASAFNPLLIIRNGEQQLIKGDRIAIGSLDTDVQPFHNHEVELQKGDCIYIYSDGYADQFGGTDGKKMKTTVMRQKILELSPLPMEEQKQHLEAYLAKWMGSHEQVDDICVIGVRI, encoded by the coding sequence ATGACCGTGGGAAGCCTAAAATTACTGTCAAAGCAAGTTGTTCCATTGCTTATTGCCCTCGTTTTTCAGGGTTGGCATGCCTGTGCTCAGATGTATGATTTTCAAAACTTCACGGTGGAAGAGGGTCTTTCGCAGTCTCAGATTCTGTGCCTTTTCCAAACAAGCACGGGTGAGCTTTGGATGGGTACGAACCAAGGGGGCATCAACAGGTATAATGGAACCTCTTTCAGTTATTTGACCACTGAGGACGGACTTTCTGACAATGTCGTTTTTGCCATCAATCAAGACAATGATGGTCGGATATTAGTGGGTACAAACAACGGACTCGATCTACTTGTAGGCAACCGCATAGACATATTGAACGTGCAGCAAGGACTTCCACATAAAGGTGTTGTTAGCATCTTGGTCGATCGGAATGAGAACATCTGGCTGGGAACAGGGAAAGGCGTAGCCCAACTCGTGGGCGATTCCATCATTCTTTTCAAAGAAGATTCAATTCTTTCGAATTCAACGGTGCTGAACATCCGCGAAGGGACGGACGGCTCCATTTGGTTCTGTACGGTACAGAACGGCCTGTTCAAATGGAACGGAGAGTCCATGGTCAATATAAGTGCGTCCAATGGCCTCAATCACAATTACGTGTATGATGTAATGCCTTTGGGTAAATATGATGCTTGGATATTTGGTTACAGAGGACTGTTCAAGCTCGAAAACAAAAAGGTCAGCATGATTGACCTGCCTTCAGACGTGGATGACAACACCATTGTTTACGGGTATCAGCGCGATCGGGCCGGGAACATCTGGGTCGGAACATCGACAGGGGTATTGAAATACAGAAGTGGAAAATGGACCAGTCACCTTACCATTCAGAACGGGTTGGTGGATGACAACATCTGGAAAATTCTACAAGACCGCGAAGGGAACATGTGGTTCGGTTCAAAGTCCATCGGAGTCTCCAAACTTAGCAGCGAACGTTTCCGATTGTTCGGAGAGGAAGATGGGCTTCCACAGAAAACGGTCAATGCCGTGATGCGTGATATGGACGGACGTTTTTGGTTGGGAACACAGGCCGGTTTGGCAATTTGGGATGGTGATGCCCGAGATACGGTTAAAGAATCTGGCGGACTGAGCTCCGAGGTTGTCACCGATATCGCTGCAGACGACTCTGGCACCATCTACATTGCCACAAACTTTGGCCTTACCATCTATAAGGATGGTCGCTTCACCAAGGTGGTTTCTGATGATCATGACCTGAATGACATCCGAGATGTTTTCGTGGATGGGGAAACCATTTGGCTGGGCACCAAACGTGGTGTTGCCAAGTTGAATGATGACCAGTTGATACGACCCGAGAACGCATCTGAATTCGACCACTATGTGTTTGATGCCGTTCGGAAAGAAAATGACATTTGGTTTGCATACGAAGATGGTCTGTTACGATTTGATGGTCATTCCTTCATACAGCTAACCCAAAAGGATGGTTTTTTTGATGGCAGGTGCAGGAGTGTACTGCTCGGTAAAGACGGAACCCTGTGGTTCGGGACCAACGATGGCGTTTACAAGTATGAAGGAACCAAATGTAGTTCCTACGGAGTGAAGGACGGTCTTATCGGGGATGCGGTCTATTCGCTTGCGTTCGGAAAAGACCATAGCTTATGGGTGGGTCAGGCAAAGGGGCTGTCCCGTCTCATTTTCGATGGTGATTCCCTTCAAGATGTCATCCGATACGGAAAGGATCAGGGATTTATGGGATTGGAATGCCGAACGAATTCGTTCTGGTTGGAGGAAGACGGCCGATTGTGGATAGGAACAACCTACGGCCTTGTTGAGTACAGCCCGGAAGAAGACAAGGGCGAGTACTTTAAACCGTTGACACGGCTTACGGGAATTCGGCTTTTCGGTCGATCGGTAGATTGGCTGCTTTTTGCCGACTCTGTGACAAACGAGGGTGTTCCAATATCGCTCGAGCTTCCGTACGACAAGAACGACCTTACGTTTGAATTCTCTGGTGTCAGTCTCACCTCCCCTGCCTCCATCAACTACAGTTTCATGCTTGAAGGAAAAGATACAGATTGGTCTCGGATAACCAACATCAACGAAGTGTCTTACACCAACCTCGATCCTGGGAGATATACATTCAAGGTGCGCGCAGGGTTTGGAGATGACCTTTCAGAAAACGAACCGATAGTATTCCATTTTACTATAAGGCCACCGTTCTATCAAAGCTACTGGTTCTATTTTATTTGCATCATGGGAATCGGCTTTATTGCTTACTCCTACTATACGATCCGGTCGGCCAACTCAATGATCACACGGCAAAAAGAGGAAATTGAGGCTCAAAAGGATGTGATCCAAAAGAAGAACGAGCAGATGATCGACAGCATCAACTACGCCAGCACCATCCAGTCGGCCACGCTACCATCGAATGAGCAATGGCATAAGCTGCTGCCCGATTCGTTCGTTCTTTACAGACCAAAGGATATTGTGAGTGGCGATTTTTACTGGTTGGCAGAACGGGGTGATGACGTGTTCTTCTCCGCTGTTGATTGCACTGGTCATGGTGTGCCTGGTGCGCTGATGAGCATTGTGGGTTACAATGGTCTGAATCAGGCCGTGGGCGAGCAGAAGTTGTCTAAACCCGCAGACATTCTGAAACACTTGAGCACAAGTGTGAATGACTCGCTACGAAAATCTGAACATGACGATTACGTGAGGGACGGAATGGACATCGCCTTGTGTAAGCTGAATTCAAAGACAATGAAACTGGAGTTTGCCAGCGCGTTCAACCCATTGCTCATCATCCGAAACGGGGAACAACAGCTGATAAAGGGCGACCGTATTGCCATTGGAAGCCTTGACACTGATGTTCAACCGTTCCATAATCATGAGGTTGAACTACAGAAAGGAGACTGCATTTACATTTATTCAGACGGTTATGCGGATCAGTTCGGTGGCACGGATGGAAAGAAGATGAAGACCACCGTAATGCGACAGAAGATACTGGAACTAAGCCCTCTTCCGATGGAAGAACAGAAACAGCACTTGGAAGCCTATCTGGCCAAATGGATGGGTTCACACGAACAGGTGGATGACATCTGCGTCATTGGCGTGCGTATCTGA
- a CDS encoding PAS domain-containing protein: MINDIKKLEALFFQCRSLADAEIMISECGVENAMVSTHDESGIYTDVSKTCKTFIGYTRRELIGNSSYDYFHPDDFQTILKSHAKVTIRPEIDHVDYRIRMPDGKYREVSTLSRLVVDPAGPQFILALTFERQ; the protein is encoded by the coding sequence ATGATAAACGACATCAAAAAGCTCGAAGCTCTGTTTTTCCAATGTCGTTCTCTTGCGGATGCCGAAATCATGATAAGCGAGTGCGGGGTTGAAAACGCCATGGTTTCCACGCACGATGAATCAGGCATTTATACCGATGTTTCAAAGACCTGCAAGACGTTCATCGGGTATACACGGAGAGAATTGATCGGCAATTCCAGTTACGATTATTTTCATCCTGATGATTTCCAGACCATTCTCAAATCGCATGCTAAGGTCACCATACGCCCAGAGATCGATCACGTGGATTATCGGATCAGGATGCCAGATGGAAAATATCGGGAAGTTTCCACTTTAAGCAGGCTTGTGGTCGATCCTGCGGGGCCTCAGTTTATCCTTGCTTTGACGTTTGAAAGACAATAA
- a CDS encoding aspartate-semialdehyde dehydrogenase → MRIAVVGATGLVGREMLTVLEERKVNVTELIPVASENSVGKTVSFKGKDVKVVGMLQAISLRPDFALFSAGGSTSLKWAPKFAEVGTVVIDNSSAWRMEPNIPLVVPEVNMEATESGSKIIANPNCSTIQLVVALAPLHKAFGLKRLVISTYQSVTGTGKAAMQQLEEEEDGQLATNPAYKYPIHRNCIPHCDVFLENGYTKEEMKLVNESRKILGIPDLKVTATAVRVPVVGGHSESVNVTLEKPTTVEQIKDILSTSEGIILQDDPTNNSYPMPLSAHQKDDVFVGRIRKDESEENAFNLWIVADNLRKGAATNAVQILEKLTEKVTV, encoded by the coding sequence ATGAGAATAGCCGTTGTTGGTGCCACAGGTCTTGTTGGCCGAGAAATGCTTACCGTTCTGGAAGAACGCAAGGTGAATGTGACCGAGTTGATTCCTGTTGCATCAGAGAATTCCGTTGGGAAAACGGTTTCCTTCAAAGGCAAAGACGTGAAGGTGGTGGGAATGCTTCAGGCCATTTCGCTCCGCCCCGACTTTGCATTGTTCTCCGCTGGAGGAAGCACTTCGCTGAAATGGGCACCGAAATTTGCGGAGGTCGGAACCGTGGTCATCGACAATTCTTCCGCTTGGCGCATGGAACCGAATATTCCCTTGGTTGTGCCAGAAGTGAATATGGAGGCGACCGAGAGCGGCTCCAAGATCATTGCCAACCCGAACTGCTCCACTATTCAATTAGTTGTGGCACTCGCACCGTTGCACAAAGCGTTCGGTCTGAAGCGTTTGGTCATCAGCACCTATCAATCGGTTACTGGAACAGGCAAGGCCGCCATGCAGCAGTTGGAAGAAGAAGAGGACGGGCAACTGGCCACAAATCCTGCTTACAAGTACCCGATCCATCGCAACTGCATTCCGCATTGCGATGTGTTTCTCGAAAACGGCTACACCAAAGAGGAAATGAAGCTGGTGAATGAAAGTCGAAAGATCCTTGGAATCCCTGACCTGAAAGTAACCGCAACAGCTGTTCGCGTTCCTGTCGTGGGCGGTCATTCCGAGTCGGTGAATGTCACCCTCGAAAAACCCACAACCGTAGAACAGATAAAGGACATTCTTTCCACTTCTGAAGGAATCATCCTGCAAGACGACCCCACCAATAACTCGTATCCAATGCCGCTGAGTGCACACCAAAAAGATGACGTATTTGTCGGTAGAATCCGCAAGGATGAAAGCGAGGAGAATGCGTTCAATCTTTGGATCGTGGCCGATAATCTTCGTAAAGGTGCCGCCACCAATGCGGTTCAAATTCTGGAAAAACTGACCGAAAAAGTTACCGTGTAA
- a CDS encoding aldehyde dehydrogenase family protein: protein MSEAVTEMENKITDVLKALNISELNFAASTGLNDFTGGDAIGSYSPVDGALIASVGSCSQADYEKVIAQAQNAFIEWRTWPAPKRGEIVRQVGDALREKKEPLGKLVSYEMGKSLQEGLGEVQEMIDICDFAVGLSRQLYGLTMHSERPLHRMYEQYHPLGIVGIISAFNFPVAVWSWNAMLAWVCGDVCVWKPSEKSPLSAIACQNIIKEVFERNGVPEGVSCIVQGDYTVGEMMTTDTRVPLVSATGSIRMGKKVAATVASRLGKTLLELGGNNAIIITENADLDVSIIGALFGAVGTCGQRCTSTRRLIIHESVYDEVKNSLVKAYGQLRIGNPLDQKNHVGPLIDRQAVETYLKALEQLKAEGGNMVVEGGVLEGEGYESGCYVKPAIAEAENHYQIVQQETFAPILYLLKYKDMEEAIAIQNGVVQGLSSAIMTTNLRQAELFLSYAGSDCGIANVNIGTSGAEIGGAFGGEKETGGGRESGSDAWKVYMRRQTNTINYSTELPLAQGIKFDL, encoded by the coding sequence ATGTCTGAGGCGGTTACGGAAATGGAAAATAAGATCACGGATGTGTTGAAAGCGTTGAATATCAGCGAATTGAACTTCGCGGCATCCACAGGGTTGAATGACTTTACGGGTGGAGATGCCATTGGTTCCTACTCTCCGGTAGATGGCGCGTTGATCGCTTCCGTGGGTTCATGCTCGCAAGCGGATTACGAAAAGGTCATTGCGCAGGCGCAGAACGCTTTCATTGAATGGCGTACTTGGCCTGCTCCGAAACGCGGTGAGATCGTGCGTCAGGTAGGCGATGCGTTGCGCGAAAAGAAGGAGCCGCTCGGCAAACTTGTTTCCTACGAAATGGGAAAAAGCCTTCAGGAAGGTTTGGGCGAGGTTCAGGAAATGATCGACATCTGCGATTTCGCGGTCGGTCTTTCGCGACAGCTTTATGGCCTGACGATGCATTCGGAACGCCCATTGCATCGAATGTACGAGCAGTATCATCCGCTGGGAATCGTGGGAATCATCTCCGCATTCAATTTCCCCGTAGCGGTTTGGAGTTGGAATGCCATGTTGGCGTGGGTGTGTGGTGATGTCTGCGTTTGGAAACCCTCCGAAAAATCTCCGCTTTCTGCCATCGCTTGCCAGAACATCATCAAAGAGGTTTTTGAAAGGAACGGTGTTCCCGAAGGCGTGAGTTGCATTGTACAGGGAGATTACACGGTAGGAGAAATGATGACCACCGATACGCGTGTTCCATTGGTTTCTGCCACAGGTTCCATACGCATGGGAAAGAAAGTGGCCGCCACGGTAGCGTCAAGGTTGGGAAAAACCCTGCTTGAGTTGGGCGGCAACAACGCCATCATCATCACCGAAAATGCCGATCTGGACGTGTCCATCATCGGAGCGCTTTTCGGTGCGGTGGGCACGTGTGGTCAGCGTTGCACCAGCACGCGCAGACTCATCATTCACGAAAGTGTGTATGATGAAGTGAAGAACAGCTTGGTGAAGGCTTACGGACAACTGCGTATTGGCAATCCGCTGGATCAGAAGAACCATGTGGGACCGCTTATCGATAGACAAGCGGTAGAAACCTACCTGAAAGCGCTGGAGCAATTGAAGGCTGAAGGAGGAAACATGGTTGTGGAAGGTGGTGTGCTGGAAGGCGAAGGTTATGAAAGTGGCTGCTACGTGAAGCCTGCCATTGCCGAAGCGGAAAATCACTATCAGATCGTGCAGCAGGAAACGTTTGCTCCGATTCTGTATCTGCTCAAATACAAAGACATGGAAGAAGCAATTGCCATTCAGAACGGAGTGGTTCAAGGACTTTCTTCTGCCATCATGACAACAAATCTGCGTCAAGCAGAGTTGTTCCTGAGTTATGCGGGTTCCGACTGCGGAATTGCCAACGTCAACATTGGAACTTCGGGTGCGGAGATCGGTGGTGCCTTTGGAGGAGAAAAAGAGACGGGTGGAGGTCGTGAGTCGGGTTCGGATGCTTGGAAAGTGTATATGAGACGTCAGACCAACACCATCAATTATAGCACGGAACTGCCGCTGGCGCAGGGAATCAAATTCGATCTTTAA